The following proteins are encoded in a genomic region of Dyadobacter sp. UC 10:
- a CDS encoding tetratricopeptide repeat protein, translated as MIATNKNLLVLLFLALILAGCGGQDKKDAADFFLKANKALTQNNYAEALRLYDEAIAKNADFSDAYLNKGITLLKTGKADDAFEILTEAIRIDPSLLQANLVRSEAGFELGRFTESLADLSAIEKEYKDSTRFFLVKGNVLGALGNDQSAIAQYDRAISLNKANVEAYVNRGALYYRMRAYPAAKLDFQSALTLEPSHPQALNNLGLLLSREKDWKAALACFDQVLNRTPDDAYSLNNKGYVLLNTGSAEEGKKLIEKSLEKIPENGYAYRNLGIYYFQKHKYAEALENYLKAIEIAEPVEMLYGLTGQAYLQNQQPVEACNIWKQGIILKDSLAIVAAKSNCR; from the coding sequence ATGATTGCTACAAACAAAAATCTTTTAGTACTATTATTTTTAGCTTTAATATTAGCCGGCTGTGGTGGTCAGGACAAGAAAGATGCAGCGGATTTCTTTTTAAAAGCCAACAAAGCCCTTACCCAAAATAACTATGCCGAAGCGCTGCGCCTATATGACGAAGCAATTGCCAAAAATGCAGATTTTTCAGACGCCTATCTTAACAAAGGGATAACTTTATTAAAAACAGGCAAGGCAGATGATGCCTTTGAGATTTTAACAGAAGCGATTCGTATCGACCCAAGTCTTTTACAAGCAAATCTCGTTCGGTCAGAAGCAGGCTTTGAGTTAGGCCGCTTCACCGAATCATTAGCGGATCTCAGCGCAATCGAAAAGGAGTACAAGGATTCGACTCGGTTTTTTTTGGTAAAAGGAAACGTACTCGGAGCGTTGGGGAATGATCAATCTGCTATTGCCCAATATGACCGGGCAATAAGCCTGAATAAAGCGAACGTAGAGGCCTATGTGAACCGGGGAGCGCTCTATTATCGAATGCGGGCCTACCCTGCCGCTAAGCTTGATTTTCAGTCTGCTTTGACTTTGGAACCTTCACATCCGCAGGCACTCAATAACCTGGGGCTACTCCTGTCAAGGGAGAAGGATTGGAAAGCCGCATTAGCTTGTTTTGATCAGGTACTTAACCGGACACCGGACGATGCTTATTCTTTAAATAACAAAGGATATGTATTACTCAACACCGGATCGGCTGAAGAGGGCAAAAAGCTGATTGAAAAGTCCCTTGAAAAAATTCCTGAGAACGGTTATGCTTACCGCAATCTTGGAATCTATTATTTCCAAAAACATAAATACGCTGAAGCGCTGGAAAACTATCTGAAAGCAATTGAAATTGCCGAGCCGGTGGAAATGCTCTACGGTTTGACCGGCCAGGCTTATCTTCAGAATCAACAACCGGTTGAGGCCTGTAATATCTGGAAACAGGGTATTATCCTGAAAGATTCACTGGCAATAGTGGCAGCCAAAAGCAATTGCCGCTAG